The region TTGAGCGAGTATCTTGATTTCTAATATCTAAATTATTTTCGTAATCTCTTACCACTTTGGCATTTGGATGTGGGTTATAATCAATATCCATAAAGTTTGAGCCTGAACTAGGATCTAGTCCGTCTCCATCTACTAAAGATCCAAATGGGGCTATAGTTTCTAATAAACGAGGATCTCTATTTTTGAACGGATTTTGAGGATCAAATAAAGGAGATTCATCAATTGGTAAACCATCTACACATTCATACGAAGCTAAGAGCTCCCATGTAGGATTACGTCCTGCATATCCGCCATGATTTCTTGGTAAAAAATCCTGAACATTATCTGCTCTAATTACATTTAATTCTTCGCTACGTGGAATATGAAAAATAGTTTCTACAGAATTTTTAGTAGTAGACTCAAAAAGCTCTCCATAATCTGGATAAAGCTCATACTCATTTAAATCCATGCAATTTTTAGCTGCTGCTGCTGCAATTTCATAATCTCCCATATATAATGCGATACGTGCTTTCATGGCGTAAGCGGCTCCTTTAGTAGCATACTCTAAACCATTATAAGATACAGGTAGGTTTGCAGCTGCACTATCGTAATATTCATAAATTTTTTCTTTAACAATATCTTTAGAGGTACGTCCTATTTCAAAAGATTCTTCAACAGAAATTTGTTCTTCATAAAAGGGGACATCTCCAAAATGTGCAATTAAATAGGCATAAAAAGATGCTCTTAAAAAATTAGCTTCACCTAAAAATTGTGTTGCTTCTTCATCTGTTAATACAGATTGCGTTTCTAACTCTTCAATCACTGCTAAAACACGAGTAACTCCTTTATAAATTGTTGTCCAACCAGTATTTTCTGAAGACATACTCCCTGACTTAATAGCATGTAAGGCATCACGTCTTTGCCAATCATCATCCATGCCTTCATAAACTTCATCTTCTGGCCAAAAGACCTCACGGTAAGTTTCATTAAGAGATTCTCTAAATTGATCTGATGTTTGATACCAATTCCCTGAACTAGCGGCATCTTCTTGTGCTAAATCTAATTCTGTACATGAGTTAAAAAGTAAGCTTCCTAGAATTAAACTTAATATGTATGTTGTGAATATATATTTTTTCATGATATTTTGTTTTAAAAGTTAGCCTTTAATCCTAAAATGAATGATTTAGTAATTAAATATCCACTTTGTTGTTCTGGATCAATTCCATCAGGAAGATTATCAAATGTAAAGAGATCGTTACCAGAAAGAAAAATTCGTAAGCTTGTAAAAGGAGTTTTAGGAATATCTTTATTATGAAGTGTATAGCCTAAAGTTAAATTTTTAATTCTAGTATAAGAACCATCAATTAGCCAAAAATCTGAAAAACGGTAGTTATTACTTGAAGAACTCTCTGATAACCTAGGATATTTAGCATTCTCATTTTGTGCTGC is a window of Formosa sediminum DNA encoding:
- a CDS encoding RagB/SusD family nutrient uptake outer membrane protein; the protein is MKKYIFTTYILSLILGSLLFNSCTELDLAQEDAASSGNWYQTSDQFRESLNETYREVFWPEDEVYEGMDDDWQRRDALHAIKSGSMSSENTGWTTIYKGVTRVLAVIEELETQSVLTDEEATQFLGEANFLRASFYAYLIAHFGDVPFYEEQISVEESFEIGRTSKDIVKEKIYEYYDSAAANLPVSYNGLEYATKGAAYAMKARIALYMGDYEIAAAAAKNCMDLNEYELYPDYGELFESTTKNSVETIFHIPRSEELNVIRADNVQDFLPRNHGGYAGRNPTWELLASYECVDGLPIDESPLFDPQNPFKNRDPRLLETIAPFGSLVDGDGLDPSSGSNFMDIDYNPHPNAKVVRDYENNLDIRNQDTRSIGAYAAYNGLLFKKGITKDWIDLRTDPDLIVMRYADVLLMYAESKIELNQIDESVLDALNAVRDRAYANSPFENPRITTTDQEELRYKVRNERRAELAFEGRRYMDLIRWRLAEKALTGYTYGLLNVTVDTNINVAPTGPLMDNLVNKDLWFWGQTPEIDEDGLPDFTGLLNAGYCRTLNEIIFPERQYLFPIPEQDILLNPNLTQNPGY